In the genome of Pseudomonas sp. HS6, one region contains:
- a CDS encoding RloB family protein: protein MPKARNSSSRALPKKMHIYCEGEKTEPNYLNGYISDIDDRALRHVIIVEKTRKNTPVELVNVAIEHKKSNTSAKGDEFWVVYDRESVAKYTDTLHDKAYKRAKDNGINIALSNVCFEHWLLLHITNSSAPYTCYGDLINRSCLKEEFRKKLGKDYDKAGTEIYEFLSKNINKARRAAQKLNLAAIQTAQPGRDKPHHLNPYTDIPKLLNAIDLFC from the coding sequence ATGCCTAAAGCTCGCAATTCATCCTCTCGAGCCCTTCCCAAAAAAATGCATATTTATTGCGAGGGAGAAAAAACGGAGCCTAACTATTTAAATGGTTACATCTCCGACATCGACGACAGAGCGTTACGACATGTCATCATTGTGGAAAAAACAAGAAAAAACACTCCAGTAGAACTTGTAAACGTCGCAATTGAACATAAAAAAAGCAACACCAGCGCAAAAGGAGATGAGTTTTGGGTTGTATATGATCGGGAGTCTGTTGCCAAGTATACTGACACCCTTCATGACAAAGCTTATAAAAGGGCAAAAGATAATGGAATCAACATAGCTCTTTCCAACGTTTGCTTTGAGCATTGGCTACTGCTACATATAACAAACAGCTCTGCCCCCTATACATGCTATGGCGATTTAATCAATAGGAGCTGTTTGAAAGAAGAATTTCGAAAGAAACTCGGTAAAGACTACGACAAAGCAGGAACCGAGATCTACGAATTCCTATCAAAAAATATAAATAAAGCAAGAAGAGCAGCTCAAAAACTGAATCTCGCAGCTATTCAGACCGCTCAGCCGGGAAGGGACAAACCTCACCACCTCAATCCATACACAGATATTCCAAAACTATTAAATGCTATAGATTTATTCTGCTAG
- the fba gene encoding class II fructose-bisphosphate aldolase (catalyzes the reversible aldol condensation of dihydroxyacetonephosphate and glyceraldehyde 3-phosphate in the Calvin cycle, glycolysis, and/or gluconeogenesis), whose translation MALISMRQMLDHAAEFGYGVPAFNVNNLEQMRAIMEAADKTDSPVIVQASAGARKYAGAPFLRHLILAAIEEFPHIPVCMHQDHGTSPDVCQRSIQLGFSSVMMDGSLGEDGKTPTDYEYNVRVTQQTVAMAHACGVSVEGELGCLGSLETGMAGEEDGIGAEGVLDHSQMLTDPEEAADFVKKTQVDALAIAIGTSHGAYKFTKPPTGDVLAIDRIKEIHKRIPNTHLVMHGSSSVPQEWLAIINQYGGDIKETYGVPVEEIVEGIKHGVRKVNIDTDLRLASTGAMRRLMATNPSEFDPRKFFGETVKAMRDVCIARYEAFGTAGNASKIKPISLESMYQRYLKGELNAKVN comes from the coding sequence ATGGCACTTATCAGCATGCGCCAGATGCTGGACCACGCAGCCGAGTTCGGCTACGGCGTTCCAGCCTTCAACGTCAACAACCTTGAGCAGATGCGCGCCATCATGGAAGCCGCTGACAAGACTGACTCCCCGGTGATCGTTCAGGCTTCGGCCGGCGCTCGCAAATACGCCGGCGCACCGTTCCTGCGTCACCTGATCCTGGCCGCGATCGAAGAATTCCCGCACATCCCGGTGTGCATGCACCAAGACCACGGCACCAGCCCTGACGTCTGCCAGCGCTCGATCCAACTGGGCTTCAGCTCGGTGATGATGGACGGTTCCCTCGGCGAAGACGGCAAGACTCCGACCGACTACGAATACAACGTCCGCGTAACTCAACAAACCGTCGCCATGGCTCACGCCTGCGGCGTTTCGGTTGAAGGCGAGCTGGGTTGCCTGGGGTCGCTGGAAACCGGCATGGCCGGTGAAGAAGATGGCATTGGTGCCGAAGGCGTTCTGGATCACAGCCAGATGCTGACCGACCCGGAAGAAGCCGCTGACTTCGTCAAGAAGACTCAAGTTGATGCCCTGGCCATCGCCATCGGCACCAGCCACGGCGCCTACAAGTTCACCAAGCCGCCTACCGGCGACGTGCTGGCCATCGACCGCATCAAGGAAATCCACAAACGCATCCCGAACACCCACCTGGTGATGCACGGTTCCTCGTCGGTTCCACAAGAGTGGCTGGCGATCATCAACCAGTACGGCGGCGACATCAAAGAAACCTACGGCGTACCGGTTGAAGAAATCGTCGAAGGCATCAAGCACGGCGTGCGCAAGGTCAACATCGACACCGACCTGCGTCTGGCATCCACCGGCGCCATGCGTCGCCTGATGGCCACCAACCCGAGCGAATTCGACCCACGTAAATTCTTCGGCGAAACCGTGAAGGCGATGCGCGATGTATGTATCGCTCGTTACGAAGCTTTCGGTACTGCCGGCAACGCTTCGAAGATCAAGCCGATCTCGCTGGAAAGCATGTATCAGCGTTACCTGAAGGGTGAGTTGAACGCCAAGGTCAATTGA
- a CDS encoding MliC family protein — MKGLIAVAALGLLGGCAQWNPFQSSAPVDNWTTWTCDSQAKVLWRFTDAGQKAVDVRLGGGDQVYRLKEEPGASGALYSDDMLAFHIKGNEGLVYWVATNDLIGRGCKAE, encoded by the coding sequence ATGAAAGGCTTGATCGCCGTTGCGGCATTGGGATTGTTGGGTGGTTGTGCGCAGTGGAACCCGTTTCAGTCATCCGCCCCTGTGGATAACTGGACCACCTGGACCTGCGACAGCCAGGCCAAAGTGCTGTGGCGCTTCACCGATGCCGGCCAGAAGGCAGTCGATGTGCGACTGGGCGGCGGCGATCAGGTCTATCGCCTGAAAGAAGAGCCGGGCGCCTCGGGCGCGCTGTACAGCGACGACATGCTGGCGTTTCACATCAAAGGTAATGAAGGCCTGGTCTACTGGGTCGCTACCAATGATCTGATCGGCCGGGGCTGCAAAGCCGAATAA
- a CDS encoding phosphoglycerate kinase has protein sequence MTVLKMSDLDLQGKRVLIREDLNVPVKDGVVTSDARILASLPTIKLALEKGAAVMVCSHLGRPTEGEFSAENSLKPVADYLSKALGREVPLVADYLGGVDVKAGDIVLFENVRFNKGEKKNADELAQQYATLCDVFVMDAFGTAHRAEGSTHGVAKFAKVAAAGPLLAAELDALGKALGAPAKPMAAIVAGSKVSTKLDVLNSLSQICDQLIVGGGIANTFLAAAGHPVGKSLYEPDLLDTARAIAAKVSVPLPVDVVVAKEFAESAEATVKLIADVAADDMILDIGPQTAANFAELLKSSKTILWNGPVGVFEFDQFGNGTKVLAQAIADSAAFSIAGGGDTLAAIDKYGVAEKISYISTGGGAFLEFVEGKVLPAVEVLESRAKA, from the coding sequence ATGACCGTGTTGAAGATGTCCGACCTCGATCTGCAAGGTAAGCGCGTATTGATCCGCGAAGACCTCAACGTCCCAGTCAAGGACGGTGTTGTCACCAGCGATGCGCGTATCCTGGCTTCGCTGCCGACCATCAAGCTGGCCCTGGAAAAAGGCGCGGCCGTGATGGTCTGCTCGCACCTGGGTCGTCCGACCGAAGGCGAATTTTCCGCCGAGAACAGCCTCAAACCAGTCGCCGACTACCTGAGCAAGGCCCTGGGCCGCGAAGTGCCGCTGGTGGCCGATTACCTGGGCGGCGTTGACGTCAAGGCCGGCGACATCGTGCTGTTCGAAAACGTGCGCTTCAACAAGGGCGAGAAAAAGAACGCCGACGAACTGGCCCAGCAATACGCCACCCTGTGCGACGTGTTCGTGATGGACGCTTTCGGCACCGCTCACCGCGCCGAAGGCTCGACCCACGGCGTAGCCAAGTTCGCCAAAGTCGCCGCTGCCGGCCCGCTGCTGGCCGCTGAACTCGACGCACTGGGCAAAGCCCTGGGCGCACCGGCCAAGCCGATGGCTGCCATCGTTGCCGGTTCCAAGGTCTCGACCAAACTCGACGTGCTGAACAGCCTGAGCCAGATCTGCGATCAACTGATCGTCGGCGGCGGCATCGCCAACACCTTCCTGGCTGCGGCCGGTCACCCGGTCGGCAAGTCGCTGTACGAGCCGGACCTGCTGGACACTGCTCGCGCCATCGCCGCCAAGGTCAGCGTGCCGCTGCCGGTCGACGTGGTCGTTGCCAAGGAATTCGCTGAAAGCGCTGAAGCGACCGTGAAGCTGATCGCTGACGTTGCTGCCGACGACATGATCCTCGACATCGGCCCGCAAACCGCCGCCAACTTCGCCGAACTGCTGAAGTCGTCGAAAACCATCCTGTGGAACGGCCCGGTCGGCGTGTTCGAATTCGACCAGTTCGGGAACGGCACCAAAGTGCTGGCCCAGGCCATCGCCGACAGCGCGGCGTTCTCGATTGCCGGCGGTGGCGACACCCTGGCGGCCATCGATAAATATGGCGTGGCGGAAAAGATCTCCTACATTTCCACCGGCGGCGGCGCGTTCCTCGAATTCGTCGAAGGCAAAGTGCTGCCGGCCGTTGAAGTCCTGGAAAGCCGGGCCAAGGCCTGA
- the epd gene encoding erythrose-4-phosphate dehydrogenase: MPQPRPYKVALNGYGRIGRCVLRALFERGSTAGFEIVAINDLADMASIEYLTRFDSTHGRFPGEVKVDGDCLHINGNCVKVLRSATPEGIDWASLGVDLVLECSGAYHTRADGQRFLDAGAPRVLFSQPMASEADVDATIVYGVNQDCLTGDELLVSNASCTTNCGVPLLRLLDQAVGLDYVSITTIHSAMNDQPVIDAYHHEDLRRTRSAFQSVIPVSTGLARGIERLLPELAGRIQAKAVRVPTVNVSCLDITMQTASDTDAGEVNRILRDAATSGPLKGLLAYTELPHASCDFNHDPHSAIVDASQTRVSGPRLVNILAWFDNEWGFANRMLDVAEHYLQTATSKKP; encoded by the coding sequence ATGCCTCAACCGCGTCCCTACAAAGTTGCACTCAACGGCTACGGCCGGATTGGTCGTTGCGTCTTGCGTGCGTTGTTTGAACGAGGCTCGACGGCAGGGTTTGAAATTGTCGCGATCAACGATCTGGCCGACATGGCCAGCATCGAATACCTGACACGCTTCGACTCCACCCACGGCCGGTTCCCCGGCGAGGTGAAGGTCGACGGCGATTGTCTGCATATTAATGGCAACTGCGTGAAGGTCCTGCGCAGTGCCACCCCCGAAGGCATCGATTGGGCGTCGCTTGGCGTCGATCTGGTGCTCGAATGCTCTGGCGCCTACCACACCCGTGCAGACGGCCAGCGTTTCCTCGACGCCGGCGCGCCACGGGTGCTGTTTTCGCAGCCGATGGCCAGCGAGGCGGATGTCGACGCCACCATCGTCTACGGCGTCAATCAGGATTGCCTGACCGGTGACGAACTGCTGGTGTCCAACGCGTCCTGCACCACCAACTGCGGCGTGCCGCTGTTGCGTCTGCTGGATCAGGCAGTCGGCCTGGATTACGTGTCGATCACCACGATTCACTCGGCGATGAACGATCAGCCGGTGATCGACGCCTATCACCACGAAGACCTGCGCCGCACCCGTTCGGCGTTCCAGTCGGTGATCCCGGTGTCCACCGGTCTGGCGCGAGGTATCGAGCGTCTGCTGCCGGAACTTGCCGGGCGAATCCAGGCCAAAGCCGTACGCGTGCCGACGGTCAACGTGTCCTGCCTCGACATCACGATGCAGACCGCCAGCGACACCGACGCCGGCGAGGTCAACCGGATCCTGCGCGACGCTGCCACCAGCGGCCCGCTCAAAGGTCTGTTGGCCTACACCGAGCTTCCCCATGCTAGCTGTGATTTTAATCATGACCCACATTCGGCCATCGTCGATGCCAGTCAGACCCGCGTTTCCGGCCCTCGGCTGGTGAACATCCTGGCCTGGTTCGACAACGAATGGGGTTTTGCCAACCGAATGCTGGATGTTGCAGAACACTATCTGCAAACAGCAACTTCAAAAAAACCGTAG
- the tkt gene encoding transketolase, producing MPSRRERANAIRALSMDAVQKANSGHPGAPMGMADIAEVLWRDYLKHNPSNPSFADRDRFVLSNGHGSMLIYSLLHLTGYDLSIDDLKQFRQLHSRTPGHPEFGYTPGVETTTGPLGQGLANAVGFALAEKVLGAQFNRPGHNIVDHHTYVFLGDGCMMEGISHEVASLAGTLGLGKLIAFYDDNGISIDGEVEGWFTDDTPKRFEAYNWQVIRNVDGHDPEEIKTAIDTARKSPLPTLICCKTTIGFGSPNKQGKEDCHGAPLGDAEIALTRKALNWNHGPFEIPADIYAEWDAKEKGRAVESEWDQRFAAYSAAFPTEANELIRRLSGELPADFSEKASAYIAEVAAKGETIASRKASQNTLNAFGPLLPELLGGSADLAGSNLTLWKGCKGVSAEDANGNYMYYGVREFGMTAIMNGVTLHGGLVPYGATFLMFMEYARNAVRMSALMKQRVIHVYTHDSIGLGEDGPTHQPIEQLTSLRTTPNLDTWRPADAVESAVAWKNALERKDGPSALIFSRQNLQHQTRDAGQIADISRGGYVLKDCAGEPELILIATGSEVGLAVQAYDKLTEQGRKVRVVSMPCTSAFDAQDAGYKQSVLPLQVGARIAIEAAHADFWFKYVGLEGRVIGMTTYGESAPAPALFEEFGFTLENILGQAEELLED from the coding sequence ATGCCTAGCCGTCGTGAGCGTGCCAACGCCATTCGTGCCCTCAGCATGGATGCCGTGCAAAAAGCCAACAGCGGCCATCCCGGTGCCCCTATGGGTATGGCAGATATCGCCGAAGTACTTTGGCGCGACTACCTCAAGCACAACCCGAGCAATCCATCGTTCGCCGACCGTGACCGCTTCGTGCTGTCGAACGGCCACGGCTCGATGTTGATCTACTCGCTGCTGCACCTGACCGGTTACGACCTGTCGATCGACGACCTGAAACAGTTCCGTCAACTGCACAGCCGCACCCCGGGCCACCCGGAATTCGGTTACACCCCGGGCGTTGAAACCACCACCGGCCCGCTGGGTCAGGGTCTGGCCAACGCCGTGGGCTTCGCCCTGGCAGAAAAAGTCCTGGGCGCGCAGTTCAACCGTCCTGGCCACAACATTGTCGACCACCACACCTACGTGTTCCTGGGTGATGGCTGCATGATGGAAGGCATTTCCCACGAAGTCGCTTCCCTGGCCGGCACTCTGGGCCTGGGCAAACTGATCGCCTTCTACGATGACAACGGCATCTCCATCGACGGCGAAGTCGAAGGCTGGTTTACCGACGACACGCCGAAGCGTTTCGAAGCCTACAACTGGCAGGTCATCCGCAACGTCGACGGTCATGATCCGGAAGAGATCAAGACGGCCATCGACACCGCGCGCAAGAGCCCGCTGCCGACCCTGATCTGCTGCAAAACCACTATCGGTTTCGGTTCGCCGAACAAGCAAGGCAAGGAAGATTGCCACGGCGCCCCACTGGGTGACGCGGAAATCGCCCTGACCCGCAAGGCGCTGAACTGGAACCACGGCCCGTTCGAAATCCCGGCCGACATCTACGCCGAATGGGATGCCAAGGAAAAGGGCCGCGCCGTCGAGTCCGAGTGGGACCAGCGTTTCGCTGCCTACTCCGCCGCGTTCCCGACCGAAGCCAACGAACTGATCCGTCGCCTGAGCGGCGAGCTGCCGGCCGATTTCTCCGAGAAGGCCTCGGCCTACATCGCCGAAGTCGCGGCCAAGGGCGAAACCATCGCCAGCCGTAAAGCCAGCCAGAACACTCTGAACGCGTTCGGCCCGCTGCTGCCGGAACTGCTCGGTGGTTCGGCTGACCTGGCCGGTTCCAACCTGACCCTGTGGAAAGGTTGCAAAGGCGTCAGCGCCGAAGACGCCAACGGTAACTACATGTACTACGGCGTACGCGAGTTCGGCATGACTGCCATCATGAACGGCGTGACCCTGCACGGCGGCCTGGTGCCTTACGGCGCGACCTTCCTGATGTTCATGGAATACGCCCGCAACGCCGTACGCATGTCCGCACTGATGAAACAGCGTGTGATCCACGTCTACACCCACGACTCCATCGGTCTGGGCGAAGACGGCCCGACGCACCAGCCGATCGAGCAACTGACCAGCCTGCGCACCACGCCGAACCTCGACACCTGGCGTCCAGCCGATGCCGTTGAATCGGCCGTGGCCTGGAAAAACGCGCTGGAGCGCAAGGATGGCCCGTCCGCTCTGATCTTCTCGCGTCAGAACCTGCAGCATCAAACCCGTGATGCCGGCCAGATCGCCGACATCAGCCGTGGTGGCTACGTGCTGAAAGACTGCGCAGGCGAGCCTGAGCTGATCCTGATCGCCACCGGTTCGGAAGTCGGTCTGGCCGTTCAGGCCTACGACAAACTGACCGAGCAGGGCCGCAAGGTGCGTGTTGTTTCGATGCCTTGCACCAGCGCGTTCGATGCTCAGGACGCGGGCTACAAGCAATCGGTTCTGCCGTTGCAGGTTGGCGCGCGTATCGCGATCGAAGCGGCTCACGCCGACTTCTGGTTCAAGTACGTGGGTCTGGAAGGTCGCGTGATCGGCATGACTACCTACGGCGAATCGGCTCCGGCTCCGGCATTGTTCGAAGAGTTCGGCTTCACTCTGGAAAACATCCTGGGTCAGGCTGAAGAGCTGCTGGAAGACTGA
- a CDS encoding metalloregulator ArsR/SmtB family transcription factor: MNLRVPSIRHDDCDELAALCKAGGDPLRLNVLRALANDSFGVLELAQIFDIGQSGMSHHLKVLAQADLVATRREGNAVFYRRALPHTELLGGKLHAALLEEVDNLALPADVETRIAQVHGQRAANSQDFFARVAEKFRAQQDLIAGLPQYRESVLALLDKLNFDGAASAIEVGPGDGAFLPELARRFGTVTALDNSAAMLELARQVCEREKLANVSLQLADALNGVSLQADCVVLNMVLHHFAAPAEALKHMASLLQPGGSLLVTELCSHNQSWAREACGDVWLGFEQDDLARWATAAGLVPGDSLYVGLRNGFQIQVRHFQRPTGDTHHR; this comes from the coding sequence ATGAACTTACGCGTGCCTTCCATTCGCCACGACGATTGCGACGAGCTGGCGGCCCTCTGCAAGGCCGGCGGCGATCCGTTGCGGCTGAATGTATTGCGCGCCCTGGCCAACGATTCGTTCGGCGTACTGGAACTGGCGCAGATTTTCGATATCGGCCAATCCGGCATGAGCCATCACCTTAAAGTGTTGGCACAAGCTGATCTGGTAGCGACTCGCCGCGAAGGCAATGCGGTTTTCTATCGCCGCGCTCTGCCCCACACCGAGCTGCTGGGCGGCAAGTTGCACGCGGCGTTGTTAGAAGAAGTCGACAATCTGGCGCTGCCGGCCGATGTAGAAACGCGGATCGCACAGGTTCACGGGCAGCGCGCTGCCAACAGCCAGGATTTTTTCGCACGGGTCGCAGAGAAATTCCGCGCCCAGCAAGATTTGATTGCCGGCCTGCCGCAGTACCGTGAAAGCGTGCTGGCCCTGCTCGACAAACTGAATTTCGATGGTGCAGCCTCGGCCATCGAAGTCGGCCCCGGCGATGGTGCTTTCCTGCCGGAACTGGCCCGTCGTTTCGGCACCGTAACCGCACTGGACAACAGCGCGGCGATGCTCGAACTGGCCCGCCAGGTATGTGAACGTGAAAAGCTGGCTAACGTCAGCCTGCAATTGGCCGATGCATTGAATGGCGTAAGTCTTCAGGCCGATTGCGTAGTGTTGAACATGGTGTTGCACCATTTCGCCGCGCCGGCCGAAGCGCTCAAGCACATGGCCAGCCTGCTGCAACCGGGCGGTAGCCTGCTCGTGACAGAGTTATGTAGCCACAACCAGAGTTGGGCCAGGGAGGCCTGCGGTGATGTGTGGTTGGGGTTTGAACAGGACGATCTGGCCCGTTGGGCCACCGCTGCGGGACTCGTTCCCGGGGACAGCCTCTATGTAGGCTTACGTAATGGTTTCCAGATTCAGGTCCGCCATTTTCAGCGACCGACTGGCGACACTCACCATCGGTAA
- the metK gene encoding methionine adenosyltransferase has translation MSEYSLFTSESVSEGHPDKIADQISDAVLDAIITQDKHARVAVETLVKTGVAIVAGEVTTSAWVDLEEIVRNVILDIGYNSSDVGFDGATCGVMNIIGKQSPDINQGVDRAKPEDQGAGDQGLMFGYASNETDVLMPAPITFSHQLVQRQAEARKSGLLPWLRPDAKSQVTCRYEGGKVVGIDAVVLSTQHNPEVSYKDLREGVMELIVKHVLPAELLSKDTQFHINPTGQFIIGGPVGDCGLTGRKIIVDSYGGMARHGGGAFSGKDPSKVDRSAAYAGRYVAKNIVAAGLAERCEIQVSYAIGVAQPTSISLNTFGTGKISDDKIIKLVREVFDLRPYAITTMLDLLHPMYQETAAYGHFGRAPQTKTVGEDTFTTFTWEKTDRADALRSAAGL, from the coding sequence ATGAGCGAATATTCCCTCTTCACCTCCGAGTCCGTGTCTGAAGGACATCCGGACAAAATCGCCGACCAGATTTCCGATGCGGTGCTGGACGCCATCATCACCCAGGACAAACACGCACGCGTTGCGGTGGAAACCCTGGTCAAGACTGGCGTGGCCATCGTTGCCGGTGAAGTGACTACCAGTGCCTGGGTCGATCTGGAAGAGATCGTGCGTAACGTGATTCTCGACATCGGCTACAACAGCTCCGACGTCGGCTTCGACGGCGCGACCTGCGGCGTGATGAACATCATCGGCAAGCAGTCCCCTGACATCAACCAGGGTGTCGACCGTGCCAAGCCTGAAGATCAGGGCGCCGGTGACCAGGGCCTGATGTTCGGCTACGCCAGCAACGAAACCGACGTGCTGATGCCAGCACCGATCACCTTCTCGCACCAGTTGGTGCAACGTCAGGCCGAAGCCCGCAAATCGGGTCTGCTGCCTTGGCTGCGCCCGGACGCCAAGTCGCAAGTGACTTGCCGTTACGAAGGCGGCAAGGTTGTGGGTATCGACGCTGTTGTTCTGTCGACCCAGCACAACCCTGAAGTGTCGTACAAAGACCTGCGCGAAGGCGTGATGGAGCTGATCGTCAAGCACGTGCTGCCTGCCGAACTGCTGAGCAAGGACACCCAGTTCCACATCAACCCGACCGGCCAGTTCATCATTGGCGGCCCGGTAGGTGACTGCGGTCTGACCGGTCGCAAGATCATCGTCGACAGCTACGGCGGCATGGCCCGTCACGGCGGCGGCGCGTTCTCCGGCAAGGATCCATCGAAGGTTGACCGTTCGGCTGCCTACGCTGGCCGTTATGTTGCCAAGAACATCGTGGCTGCCGGCCTGGCCGAGCGTTGCGAGATCCAGGTTTCCTACGCGATCGGTGTGGCCCAGCCTACTTCGATCTCGCTGAACACCTTCGGCACCGGCAAGATCAGCGATGACAAGATCATCAAACTGGTCCGCGAAGTGTTCGACCTGCGTCCATACGCAATCACCACCATGCTCGACCTGCTGCACCCGATGTACCAGGAAACCGCAGCCTACGGCCACTTCGGCCGTGCTCCGCAGACCAAGACCGTTGGCGAAGACACCTTCACCACGTTCACCTGGGAAAAAACCGACCGCGCCGACGCTCTGCGTTCTGCTGCCGGTCTGTAA
- the ligB gene encoding NAD-dependent DNA ligase LigB, translating to MLATLRLFLFFLPVFIHLSAFADNCPEWPADRAQTEIATLQQQIDLWDDAYHREGRSLITDELYDQSRTRLGEWRQCFKLPPPPKPLRTASGSVAHPIAHTGLDKLHDAADIEAWLRDRKDVWAQPKIDGVAVTLIYRAGRLQQAISRGDGVRGQDWTASAQKINAIPQQLTQPVDLSVQGELYWRLNDHIQARAGSANARATVAGLMGRKDLSAEQAAGIGLFVWDWPLGPGSLTERIAGLATLGFATTEPYSHPVGDLADAQKWRDYWYRSPLPFASDGIVLRQSLRPAAERWQARSPFWAVAWKYPFAQALADVRKVNFKVGRTGRITPVLDLAPVMLDDRQIRRVSVSSLKRWQELDIRPGDQVAISLAGLTIPRLDSVVLRSTERVELNVPLAGDFHALSCWQPTPGCESQFLARLTWLGGKQGLALPHVGRGTWEKLLETGRLNSLLDWLTLDEPELAKIAGLGERSSVRLSHSFHSARQRPFTRWLKALGLPPTGQASLVDSWQALAQRNTEQWQAEPGIGPGRAAQLSAFFRDPQVLVLSETLRAAGIDGF from the coding sequence ATGCTTGCCACACTGCGCCTGTTTTTGTTTTTCCTGCCGGTTTTCATCCACCTCAGCGCTTTCGCTGACAACTGCCCTGAATGGCCTGCCGACCGGGCACAAACCGAAATCGCCACCCTGCAACAGCAGATCGATCTGTGGGACGACGCCTATCACCGAGAAGGCCGATCACTGATCACCGACGAACTCTACGATCAGTCCCGCACCCGACTCGGCGAATGGCGCCAGTGCTTCAAACTTCCCCCACCGCCCAAACCGTTACGAACGGCGTCAGGGTCGGTCGCGCACCCGATCGCCCATACCGGCCTCGACAAACTTCACGACGCAGCGGACATCGAAGCCTGGCTGCGCGACCGCAAGGACGTCTGGGCACAACCCAAGATCGACGGCGTGGCCGTCACGCTTATCTATCGCGCCGGGCGTTTGCAACAGGCGATCAGTCGCGGCGACGGGGTTCGCGGACAGGACTGGACTGCCTCGGCACAGAAGATCAACGCCATTCCCCAGCAACTGACACAACCGGTGGACCTGTCGGTGCAAGGTGAACTCTATTGGCGGCTTAACGACCATATCCAGGCCCGAGCCGGCAGCGCCAACGCCCGCGCGACAGTCGCCGGCCTGATGGGACGCAAGGATTTGAGCGCCGAACAGGCAGCGGGTATCGGGCTTTTTGTCTGGGACTGGCCGCTGGGGCCGGGTAGCCTGACAGAACGGATCGCGGGATTGGCGACACTGGGCTTCGCAACGACAGAACCTTACAGCCACCCCGTCGGTGATCTTGCCGATGCGCAAAAGTGGCGCGATTACTGGTATCGCTCACCACTGCCCTTCGCCAGTGATGGCATCGTCTTGCGTCAAAGTCTGCGTCCGGCAGCCGAACGCTGGCAGGCGCGCTCGCCTTTCTGGGCCGTGGCCTGGAAGTACCCGTTCGCCCAGGCATTGGCCGATGTACGCAAGGTCAATTTCAAGGTCGGCCGAACCGGGCGTATCACCCCCGTGCTGGATCTTGCGCCGGTCATGCTCGATGACCGCCAGATCAGACGGGTCAGCGTCAGCTCACTCAAACGCTGGCAGGAACTGGACATTCGCCCCGGCGATCAAGTGGCGATCAGCCTGGCCGGGCTGACGATTCCTCGACTCGACAGCGTTGTTCTGCGCAGCACGGAGCGCGTCGAGCTGAACGTTCCCCTCGCCGGCGACTTTCACGCGCTAAGCTGCTGGCAACCAACGCCCGGATGCGAGAGTCAGTTCCTCGCGCGTCTGACCTGGCTTGGCGGTAAACAGGGGCTGGCACTGCCCCATGTCGGGCGCGGTACGTGGGAGAAACTTCTGGAAACAGGCCGCCTGAACAGCCTGCTGGATTGGTTGACCCTCGACGAGCCAGAGCTTGCTAAGATTGCCGGCCTCGGCGAACGCAGCAGCGTTCGTCTGTCGCACAGTTTTCACAGCGCTCGCCAAAGGCCATTCACCCGATGGCTCAAAGCCCTCGGGCTACCGCCGACGGGTCAGGCCTCTCTGGTTGATTCATGGCAAGCGCTGGCACAACGCAATACTGAACAATGGCAGGCAGAACCCGGAATCGGCCCGGGCCGCGCGGCGCAATTGAGCGCTTTTTTCCGCGACCCTCAGGTGCTGGTCCTGAGTGAAACCTTACGCGCCGCCGGAATCGACGGTTTCTGA
- a CDS encoding DUF1090 domain-containing protein, translated as MKFFAPLALLTLCGVMAAPVMAGEDAPGLTGCAAKKQGIINQIEQAKSRGNIDQQTGLETALREVTEHCTDAGLKKERENKVLDAKHEVSKRQADLDKAMKKGDPEKIDKRKNKLAESRKELQDALDELDK; from the coding sequence ATGAAATTTTTCGCACCGCTCGCCCTGCTGACTCTTTGCGGCGTAATGGCCGCTCCCGTGATGGCTGGTGAAGATGCCCCGGGGCTGACCGGTTGTGCCGCCAAGAAGCAAGGCATCATCAATCAGATCGAACAGGCCAAATCCCGCGGCAACATCGACCAGCAAACCGGCCTCGAAACCGCCCTGCGCGAAGTCACCGAACACTGCACTGACGCCGGCCTGAAAAAGGAACGCGAAAACAAGGTACTCGACGCCAAGCACGAAGTGAGCAAGCGCCAGGCCGACCTCGACAAGGCCATGAAGAAAGGCGATCCGGAGAAGATCGACAAGCGCAAGAACAAGCTCGCCGAGTCGCGCAAGGAATTGCAGGACGCACTGGACGAACTCGACAAGTAA